TTCACCTCCTCGGCCTCTCCGAGATCTTCGCCATCGTCGGCCTCATCGCCTCCCTCATCTACCTCCTTAGTTTCTTCGGCATCGCCTTCGTCCAGTCCGTCGTCTCCTCCCACGATGAGGAGGACGACTTCCTTCTCTCCGGCGCCGCCCCCGCCGCTCCCGTTTCCTCGCCCTCTCCCGCCGCCATTTGCCCACTCCTCTGCACCGACGCCGCCGCGCCCGCCTCCCAGAAGAATCCGAATATCACCGCCGATGACGAGGAGATCATCTCCTCCGTGGTCGCGGGGAAGACCCCATCATATGCCTTAGAATCGAGGCTCGGGGATTGCAGGAGAGCCGCCGGTATCCGGCGGGAGGCCCTGAAGAGGATCACCGGAAGGGCCTTTGAGGGGTTGCCGCTGGACGGGTTCGACTACGCGTCGATCTTGGGTCAATGCTGCGAGCTCCCTGTGGGCTACGTTCAACTGCCGGTTGGGATCGCTGGGCCGCTGCTGCTCGACGGAAGTCAACACTACGTGCCGATGGCGACCACGGAGGGATGTCTTGTGGCTAGCACCAACAGGGGTTGCAAGGCTATCGCTGAATCTGGAGGGGCCACGAGCGTGGTGCTGAGGGATGGCATGACGAGGGCGCCGGCTGTGAGGTTTCCGTCGGCCAGGAGGGCTGCTGACCTCAAGGCCTTCCTGGAGGAGCCGAACAATTTCGAGACCATCGCCTTGGTGTTCAACAGGTATTTTCTTCTTAGTTGCATTGTGTTCCTATTTAAATAGGCCAAGATGGTGATAAGGGCTTTTAGAGAACTCTTCTGCATCAGAATCTAGCTTATTTGAATTGCCCATGAATTGCTTTGATTAAAGTTTATATCTTGCTTTACAATTATGTTTTCATTGGCATTGAAATTGTTGATTTCGGCTGGCTGATTGTGTATATTTGGAACTCTGGCGACGAGCTTGTTGTGGATATATCTTGTTCTCTAAAAAAAAAATGTGACTTTTTCTCTAACAATTTTTGTGTTTGTTGATCTCTTGCGCTTGTAATGTCGAATCTCTTTGTGttgtgattttattttttgtgtacAATTCTTGTCATCGATGAGTGCATCTCAAGGCAAACAGTTTGTTGTTTTCCTACTCTGGTCAAAGTTGTGAATGGACCAACCATTTCCTTTTCCTGCTTTGTTATCCAGGCAACAATCATTAATTCCGTTACGGTATTGTGTTTGACTTATTTGTATCTTTTGTAGTATATGGAAATTATATCTAGTTGAATTGCAAAATTTTCCACAGGTCCAGCAGATTTGCCCGGCTACAGGGAATCCATTGTGCACTCGCTGGGAGAAACCTCTACATGAGATTCAGTTGCAGCACGGGAGATGCGATGGGGATGAACATGGTTTCCAAAGGTGTACAGAATGTCTTGGACTACCTTGAGAAGGACTTCGACGATATGGACATAATCAGTATCTCAGGTTAGATTCTTTGTTCTGCCTGAGATCAACTAAACTTGCTTGCTCGATATGTTTTCTCATTGAAGTATCAACGAACGAAGACCCCAACAATGTTCTTATTTCAGGATACGAACCACGATAATTTCTTGTAAACAGTTAATCTGTTTTGTTTTTTCCAGGTTTTGACCATTAGTATTCTTTTTTCACAGCTATATGTTCCTTTTCTTTTGGCCATTTTTCTGTGGTGAAATGTGCGGTTCCATCATGCTTGTCAACTGATGTCCATTCCTTTCTTGATCAAGGAAAACCACTCAGTAGTTGCTGTAATGGCTGAGCCATATGTGACATGCAGGATTGACCATGTACTGTCATCATCGTCGTAGATTCTGTGCATGTTTCATGTTTTGAAGCTTAGTTGTTGACTTGCCAGTAGTTAATTCAGAGATTATTTCTCACATGATTTTTTCATGGTAATCTACTAGAGATCAACCTTTCAATGGTAGATTTTCTGTGACGTACTGAGATCACGTGAATATTATTGTGCAATCAGTTGACACCATCGTTATATCATGTGTAACATTAGGGTAAGATGTCAAATTTGTATGCTTGTGACTTTGTGTTTCATTACACTTCTCTTGCCACTGGTCAGGTAATTTCTGCTCCGACAAGAAGCCGGCTGCTGTCAATTGGATTGAAGGACGGGGCAAATCAGTGGTTTGTGAGGCAGTCATCAAGGAAGCGGTGGTAAAGAAAGTTTTGAAGACCAATATACCTGCACTTGTGGAACTCAACATGATCAAGAACCTTGCTGGCTCTGCGGTTGCTGGATCTCTTGGAGGGTTCAATGCTCATGCCAGCAACATAGTGTCTGCCATCTACATAGCCACCGGCCAAGATCCAGCTCAGAATGTGGAGAGTTCTCATTGTATCACCATGATGGAAGCTGTCAATGATGGAAAGGATCTTCACGTCTCTGTGACCATGCCATCCATTGAGGTAATACTTGTATATCAATCTAGGTGGTTGATTTACTAGATCTATCTTCTCTATCTGTTGCTATTTACTTATAGACCATGCATCGTGCTAATTTTTCTACTTTCTCGTATCTCTGAATTCGTATAATAATGCCAACTTTTTGTCTGTCATGAATGCTGACATCATCACCCAAGTTACATATGTCAATCCTAACATATGCATTCCCGGTTGCCCTTTTCGCTCCTTTTATCTTGGTTTGGTAGCACACATGAATTTCATGCATCACATTTCCTgttttgtaccatcttctccatcataaCTTTTTTTTGGAGACCCTTTTCTTTTTTGACACCATACTGAATTACTTGGTCTTGTTGTTTACTATGAGGTGGTAATCAAGTAGCTCGATTACCAGAAATTTGGAATCTTGCTATGTTGTTAATGGATGTTGTTGTCTATCTGTTTGATTTTTGTCTCTGACTTGAACAAAAATTGTCCAAGCCAAATAATTCATCTTTAACAGTACAAATACAAATTAAAGTGCAGCTGTGGGGagattattttattttctctttaacaCCATTAGTACGTTTGATAGACCATTCTATCTTTCTGACAGCTACTTGCATTCCACAGACTGGTTGGAATCATTTCTTCGTTTGTATAATTCATGTACCATTGCAATGAGGAGATAGGTCCATCCCTGATTACATTAACACCACAAGTCCACTTGGCAGATTACTATTACAACTACTATTATTACAGTAACAGCTAGAGTGCTGTGGTGTCCGCCTCACGACTCCTTGACACAATCATCCTTTTCATCTTTGCTGTTGTGCTGAATGACAAATGACCTATTTCAAGGGATAAGTTTGTGCATCATGTACAAAAGAAGCTGACATTGCTTTCTTTGTCATACAGGTTGGCACAGTTGGTGGTGGGACTCAGCTGGCCTCCCAGTCTGCCTGCTTGGACCTACTTGGTGTGAAGGGTGCAAGCTTGGACACTCCTGGGGCAAACGCGAGACGCCTGGCGTCCGTCGTGGCAGGCGCTGTTCTAGCCGGGGAGCTCTCCCTCCTCTCGGCTCTTGCAGCTGGACAGCTCGTGAAGAGTCACATGAAATACAACAGATCCACCAAAGATTTATCTAAGTCTGCCTCCTAAATAAAACTCAAAAAGTACCTCAAATGGCTTCCCTGATGTCGAACAAACGATCTGAGGTACCTCATGAGAAGAAGCTGCATTGGATGTTTATCTCTTTGGTTTCCTTGTGGGTTTTTCTCCTACTTCTTGTAATATGACCTCTTCAGGCTTGTGGTGTGTTTACCATGTTCTTATTCAAGGTTCTATTATTCATGTTCTTCCTTCTTTTGGTGTGTTTACCATattattcaagattctatcaattcaGGTGATTCTTTCCTTTTTAGTTGCTGAATGTTGGGTTGGATGGCTGTGGAAACCCTAAAGATCATGGTGTTGACTTACTTAAGTGTCTTTAGTCATTTTATCATTACTGATTAAACTAATTAATCCAAATCCAATTTCTATCATTTCGATGTCTAAAATCGTTCTGTTACTACTTGTCTTCCATAAATACAAATATTATGTTTGCATTGTTCGAGATGGAtgggaaaaatatataaaaatatggtcaaaaaataattttaggaaaataaattattcaagaaaattttagttatatgatttaaaaaaaaagaaaatgggaTTTTGAGGGACTACCTAAAATATTCAGGGGCGGTATAGTCATTTAGAAACCTTACTGAATCACTCCTGAGAAACATCAGGGGCGACGTGGCCTGTCGGAAACCATAACTCGTGGGAGGCGACATCACCCCTGACATGTTCCAGGGCGATGATTCGGTCAAGCCCTCAATTAGCAGCCCTCAAGATCAGAATCGCCGACCGCAGGCTGGAGATCAAGAACCCATTTTGAACCCTGGGAAACGATCGCCGGGATCGCTTGGGTGTTTtgggggaaggaggaggaggggatggCGAGCTGGAGAAGAAGCTTAGGGAACCTGAGGACGTTCGTAGGGAACGCAACAGGAGGCCTCCGAGGGGGAGCCAACCTCGCCTCGTGGGTCGTGGCGGGCACCTTGGCGTACTTCCTGTGGGTCAAGCCGGCTCAAGATCTCAAGAGGGAGCAGGAGGTAATTCCCATCTTAATTCGTTTATCTCTGTTTCGTATCTGGGATTTTGGTGTTCTCCATAGATTGAGACGGAAAAGTTAGTAATTCGAGAGGAAGCATGCATTCTAGGTTTCAAATGCCTTATTAGAACACACCAAAACCTTTTCCTTATCCTCCTTCTTTAGATGCGATTGTATTGTAGCCCCAATTAGCAATCCGCAAGCGGAGATGGATACAATCATGCATTTTTGTGCCTCTTTCCATTGAAACTCCGACGAACAGGCATTTTCTTCGTTGGTATGATAGATACCATTAGCGCTGTCACCGATAACTTCTTTATGACTGATCTAAGATTGTTTCTCCAGTGAGAGTATAGCAGTATATGTTGTTAATTCTTCCTATGCAGCTTAGAAGCCATTGAGTTACTACTTATTCGGCACGATAACTTGCATCTGACAGTGTTGTGTTCTTAAATATGCATCACCTATTCCAATCAAATAGGTCATAGTTACCAAAACGTTAAGCAACCAGCCATTAGTAGAATTTAGACATCTCTTGTCCAATCACATATATGATCGAGGAAATGGTTAAACCATGATTTAACCTTGTTGCTCAGGAAATAAACAGCAAGCTGTAGTTTGACAATTTTGGGTTGATTACATATACAGTCTTCTGCGGTTGAGTATATGACATCCCTTTTTAATATTGCCACAACCATGTTTCTTTGGTATTCGGCCAATTATCAGCAAATATAATCAACATTGGCAAATATAATCAGCATTGGCTTACCTTGGCTTATGGACGTAACCAAATATGTTagatgatattttctcatttgcCCAGTCGATACTGTTGCTAATATTTGTCAATTTTTACtgtcttttttgttattttagatCTCCATCTCAATGTcctcattgttaggatcgagagcactaagagggggggggggtgaattagtgcagcggaaatctttcagcgatttaaaaacgaaagctgcgttcgtccgataaaaacgatttcgatgtaaaagccgattctaagattacttaagattaagcgcagtttacgtctaagcacagtttacgtctaaactgaatttgcgtctaaatacagtttgcgtctaaatgcagttttgcgtctaaacacagttttacgtctaaacgtagttttgcgtctaaactcagtttacgtctaaacgcagttttacgtctaaacgcagtttgcgtctaaaagtagtttacgtctaaaacacagatttatgtctaaacacagtttg
This DNA window, taken from Musa acuminata AAA Group cultivar baxijiao chromosome BXJ3-7, Cavendish_Baxijiao_AAA, whole genome shotgun sequence, encodes the following:
- the LOC103992389 gene encoding 3-hydroxy-3-methylglutaryl-coenzyme A reductase 3; translation: MEVRRRFQPRAPAASPSHGGLARRPSAAPAARVQASDALPLPIRHTNLLFSAFFVGSLVFLMRRWREKVRSSIPLHLLGLSEIFAIVGLIASLIYLLSFFGIAFVQSVVSSHDEEDDFLLSGAAPAAPVSSPSPAAICPLLCTDAAAPASQKNPNITADDEEIISSVVAGKTPSYALESRLGDCRRAAGIRREALKRITGRAFEGLPLDGFDYASILGQCCELPVGYVQLPVGIAGPLLLDGSQHYVPMATTEGCLVASTNRGCKAIAESGGATSVVLRDGMTRAPAVRFPSARRAADLKAFLEEPNNFETIALVFNRSSRFARLQGIHCALAGRNLYMRFSCSTGDAMGMNMVSKGVQNVLDYLEKDFDDMDIISISGNFCSDKKPAAVNWIEGRGKSVVCEAVIKEAVVKKVLKTNIPALVELNMIKNLAGSAVAGSLGGFNAHASNIVSAIYIATGQDPAQNVESSHCITMMEAVNDGKDLHVSVTMPSIEVGTVGGGTQLASQSACLDLLGVKGASLDTPGANARRLASVVAGAVLAGELSLLSALAAGQLVKSHMKYNRSTKDLSKSAS
- the LOC135642292 gene encoding uncharacterized protein LOC135642292, with amino-acid sequence MASWRRSLGNLRTFVGNATGGLRGGANLASWVVAGTLAYFLWVKPAQDLKREQEERAAAAAASDPYRYVEKRKPIPDPQETGLIYGKRKETKSSGN